agtgcctcgaggagcgccttttgccgttcttgcagcagcatgACGAatctccgctattttggccagatttggcatcatgccactattctaaaagtgtcctggagtgccatgaggccaattctgtccattttatTCCAAAGCACATGATCCCTTTgaagcagtactgggcaataatgaagcgggaacttcggaagagcaagaaggcagtcaaagacgagaaggacatcttaagaaaatggaaaaaaaacctgagaaactggtaccggatgacactgtaaagactttgatggagggcatcaagcgaaaatgcgttcaattttacactcaaggctccatcgattaacttttcttttgatttttgaagtaaatatatgtataaaacaaccctaaaattttggtttgattttaAACATTATACGAAAATTGGCATGAcgttttcggtgtcgcaataatttagTGTTCGCCCCTTACTTAGCTAAgtttaattttgttcaaataatcatatttataaagtatgttaacaaattattcaaattgctttataaaaacaatcaaaaccaaaataaaCCGGACGGCAACTTAGGTACAACACAGTTTAACCTTCACCAGGTAGTGGACTGAATCGATTTGGGCGTCACGATAGGCTTTGCCGACTGGGAAGTGCCAATCATCGTTCACAACGTGATCGATTCGTGTTTTTGAATATTGCTGTGGCTATTCCCAGCTTGTGTGCATTGCCGCAGCCTCTGAACGATCGCGTCATCGTGCCTTCTCAGCACTCCTCCTGCAGCGCCACGATGTCATAGTTGGGAGATCTCAATATATCCGAAAGAACTCGAGTACTCGCAGTAAAGTTGAGAGACTTGCAATTCCCGAGTCCCGAGTTTCTAATCTCTAACCCGGGTGCTTTGCTTGGGTCTAGACcgttgtcctgtctcgaatttctttgtgaatttttctGTGCTTTTTATGTTCACGCATGGTTTACAGGACCTGTCCCACGCTAACACgaggaaaataatctgccgccTCTCACATGGACACACAGATGCTATTTTGAGCTCCACTAGAGACTCTCTTCACTTTCCTGTCAGCATACGATTAAGTTCCCACTGGGGTGATTAGCTCGATCTGCACTCTAATCATTCGTTGCCCATGCGGCATCGCAGGGAGAAGAGATAGAAGTTACTGGAGCTTGTGGACCTATTTTATGTCTTCAGCTACACGAGGTACCAATGCTACCCTTTGTCCAGGCGTTTACCACCCACAAGTGATTTATGAATCAGTATTTCACTCACAGGAACTCACGCTTTGGCGTACATTCTGGTATGATGTTATCATTGGACCGAACGTTTTCTGTTGCTGAGGGTCACACAATTACCGTGAATGGCGAGCGTAATCGTGGGATGTTAACTGACCATTTCGAATATTGATTAAATTGATTTAATTGTTTGCCATTCCAGCGGAAATGGTGCAAATTCTATCGCTCTCATTGGGAAATCCTGCATGCGTTATGATAAACATACGGAAGATTTAATTCGTCTACCGCTCGGCGAAACGCTAGAAGAAAGCAAAAACTCAatcaaaataaacgaaatggaAAAAGAATTTGAACTCTCATTAATCATCGTCCTTGTTTCATCATTTCAGAAACTGCCCTACTTTTGCCAGCCGATTTATCAAAAAGCAGACACGAGAACGATACTAGCGACATTCGTCGCAACTTGCGGCTGCGTTATAAAAATGCTTTCAAACACAACCGAGGCAACGAGTAAGTACAAAATGTACTAATTAACACTGCATTTCTTCCTTTTATCCAGTAAACTCATTTTCATCAAACCTTTTCGTTGATTAACTATAAGTTTGAGTTGTTTCGCACTACGTTTTTTTAATGGACTACCCTTCAGTTAGCAGCGAAACCACTTTCTTGCGCGTTCTATATAATTCATCATGATTATCAATATAAGTTGCCAAACCACAACGTTGCAGAGGAAAGGAAAGCACTCCAAAAGCTGCTACAATGGTCTGAGATGAAATACGCAAAAAAAACCATCCGGTTTCTCCTGTTCCCACCAAGCTTTTTAATTAACTTACTTTAAAATTGACGAAACTATGtcatcccatttttttttgttttcatctaACAGGTACTGTATAGAGTTTGAGGTAATTAAAGCAACCAAGGCATGCCACAAGGATAAAACCTACAATGCGCTGGCCGAAGGGGACCACGTCATCGTTCGCTGCGACCTGGAGGCACTACACGAGGAAAAGTCGTCGACAGTGGACTCGGAGATCTCGAACAACTCAATCCAGGACGAGGATTACGAGCACCAGGAAAAGAAGCCCAAATTCCGATGTCGTGGCGAAGGGTTGACCGGGCGGAGCACACGTTTCACCAGTCTAGCGCTGTCTTCCTGCCGGGGCAAATGGATGCGCGTGGCGACAAAGCAGGTGAAAAAATGCTCCCCTGCCGAGGCACAGTTCATTTTCGTCTAGAGCAATAACCAACCACCTTGGAGGAGAACACACACAGATGATAGAGACAGGAACcggacaaaataaaaaaaaagagtaaatCCCTTCGGCACAGGAAACGCGGTGCCACGTGAAAATGACACAGTGGAAGCGTATCATTGACAATATTAAGCTTTTGGGGAGTGAAAATAGTCGTGCAAAAGCGACATATGGAATGGGACGGAGTCACTCTGTGTAATGAAAACACTCGACGACGTGTGGCAAATGTGAAGAAGTATACAAGAA
The Toxorhynchites rutilus septentrionalis strain SRP chromosome 2, ASM2978413v1, whole genome shotgun sequence genome window above contains:
- the LOC129770041 gene encoding somatomedin-B and thrombospondin type-1 domain-containing protein — its product is MCNQKIKSFRMCADYCGAMLLLLVVSMFVAGAYGGSCREASLCCNGRDSSCVVQKAPLNAIIEDLNDKPCYCDHACLRLGDCCEDFKAHCGVIDCVVSEWAPWSECDTACGTGMMSRNRIIEQKPQNGGKHCPSLVQKRGCQGTKCHNHHDRKVLRETALLLPADLSKSRHENDTSDIRRNLRLRYKNAFKHNRGNEYCIEFEVIKATKACHKDKTYNALAEGDHVIVRCDLEALHEEKSSTVDSEISNNSIQDEDYEHQEKKPKFRCRGEGLTGRSTRFTSLALSSCRGKWMRVATKQVKKCSPAEAQFIFV